CTATCTCTCTTATCTCTCTCCATCTCTGTCTCTCACTCactattagttttttttcttttttttttaacagggcCAAACCGGCAAATGCAATGGAAAAGACACGAAAAGGTTCTGTCTTTCAGCCTCTCTTGTTCTCCTAAATCAACTGTTAAACTCTATATGAATGGAGCTCTAGTTTCAATAATAAGACATACCAAGGAACCATGCATATGtagtgttcgatgaaatgcttGACTGAATCTTGaacttgtttttttatttaatggcGCAGAGACAGTTCTCGAGAAAGGTAGCTGTTTCTGGTGTTGCCAGAGCGGGATTTGAGCTTAAGCCACCTCCCTATCCTCTTGTACGTTTTTCGTTATCAAGACCCACCCAgcttttagattttaattttggttGATAGATTATGCACATCGTGTGGTAAGAATATTGTATTAGTACAAATCTTTGAAGGTTCGCTCTACTACGGTAGTTATGATGATGAAATGTTATGGATGTTAAAAGTGAAACGAAGCGTGAAGGGGAGATGTTGCTCGCTCACTCTGTGTCTGTCTGTCTTTGGCAGGATGCTCTAGAACCGCATATGAGCCGGGAAACACTGGATTATCATTGGGGCAAGCATCACAAAACTTACGTTGAGAACCTGAACAAGCAAATCCTAGGCACAGATCTAGATGGATTGTCATTGGAAGAGGTTGTGCTTCTTTCATACAACAGAGGCAATATGCTTCCTGCCTTCAATAACGCCGCACAGGTAATAGCCAAATATTTCTTCTCCAGTGTCTTCCACCGCTTTTTTCAAAGATTGGATGTGAATTAAGGTTATGTGAGGCGCTTTGCAGGCATGGAACCACGAGTTCTTCTGGGAGTCTATCCAACCTGGAGGTGGAGGAAAGCCAACTGGAGATCTCCTCAGACTGATTGAGAGAGATTTTGGGTCTTTTGATGACTTTGTAGAAAGGTTCAAGGCAGCTGCATCCTCCAACTTTGGTTCAGGTTGGACTTGGCTTGCATGTGAGTGTTTCCAACCTATGCGTCCCCTTACCACTATAAATAAAATGCAAACCACCCCAACTTACTTAGGGGATACACTGATGCAGACAAGGCGAATAGACTTGACGTTGCAAATGCAGTAAACCCTCTTCCAAAGGAGGAAGACAAGAAGCTTGTGATAGTAAAAACTCCCAATGCAGTGAATCCACTCGTATGGGACTATTCTGTAAGTGTCTAACTTTCCAAAATGTAGATATAGCTATGGATTTGATTTCCTGACACATTTTTTCATCTGTTTATGTGCAGCCACTTCTCACCATTGATACCTGGGAGGTATAATATAAGCTATTCATCTTTCACTATACGAATTTCACCTTGGTTTCTTGATCCCTGACTTAGTTTTCTTCTCTCCTCTTTGTGCAATACAGCACGCTTACTATCTGGATTTTGAGGTACCTTCAAAATGTTTTCACTAAATTACTGAAAGCACAGGTTCTCAGTTCTCATGTTGTTGTGTTTTGCGCAGAACCGAAGAGTCGAATACATAAATACATTCATGGAAAAGCTTGTGTCATGGGAAACTGTAAGCACAAGGCTAGAATCTGCAATGGCTCGAGCAGCTCAAAGAGAACAAGAAGGCACTGATACAGAAGATGAAGAGATTCCAGATGATGAAGAGCCAGAGGTTTACTTAGATGATGCATCTGAGGAGGTTGACTAAAAAGAACTATCAATGATAAACATTTAGCTTCTGAACGAAATATCAATTACAGATCCTAAGCTTTgtgtttattaaataaattctgTGGTTTctttgaaaaacaaaacaaaaacttaaagttacatattctaCATTCCTCCTATGCGGTCTTGTGATAAGTTACGAGGAGTCCTGTGATTGGACAAAGCCAAGTATCTTTCAACAGATGGTGAATGTCTGTATAGACCATATGGCATTTGGTGTTGCCCATGAACTGGAAGAGAGTACTCTTGAGGAAGTCTCTGTCCGTGAACTGGAGAGTACCTTCTTGAAACCGGAGAATAAGAATTTGGAGGCTGATGATCATACGCAGAGACACTTCTTCCTAACCCACCAGGTGGAACCATATATTCAGGGGATCTCCTGAGACTTGACCGATGAGGAAAACCTGCTGATGGGCCGAGGTAACTACTCACAAGAGCTGATATTTCATCTGCATCTCCCTCTCTGTGACTAGGGAAGCTTTGGTCGCGGTACATAGGAGAATAAGATAAGGAAGCTGTTGGTGGCATTTCCCTTTCTGACAACCTTGGACGTTTCATCTGTTGGTTATACAATCTCTCGCTAATTGCCGCTTCCTCCCTTAGACTGATGGATCGCGCTTCCTCCATTCGACTGATGGATCTCGCTTCTTCCATCTGTTTGTCGAGCTGAACAATCTCTTTCTCAAGCTTCGCCATTTGCTCTTGGATCTGCCACCCTGGTACTTCTTTCACTGGGTCTAACTTGTGAGCTTCCAAACACTTCATCACTGATGATAACGCATCCAACTGCTTTTCGTTCGCAGTTTTctgttgagaaaataaaaagcaaacAACGATAAGAATCAGAACaggaaaaaaaagttaaaacgagTAAAGAAGAGTCATACAGATGCCATGGGTGCTTGTGCTTTACGTTTCGCCCTCTCAAATGACTCCTTGCTCATCCTTAGGAATGAAGTTAGAATTGAAGAAGGTGAAAACCTATCCTCCATCCCAAAGGTATAAACCATCTCAAGTGCTTCAATATGCATTCCACGCTTGATACTTGAATCAACTATACCTATGGCCAATAGAATATTGTTAGGACCCTTTTAGTCAACAGCTTAGTCACATGATTCTAACTTGCAATATCGAAAACCACTACTTTCAAGGCAATAAGACCTTGCTTGGTTCTAACAAATAACAATTTCGTGAATGTGCAGCTCTATAATGTCTCACTCAACTCTAGAATGTTGTCTCCTATTTTGTACATGTAATTCTACTCTACTCACAAGCTCATTATACACAACCCAAAACAAAGATGAAACATTTTGATTCTAAAGAAACAGCCTTTGTAATGTAAATTCATCAACTCAAGAAAGAACAAGGTACCTGACATCATAGGGACAAGAAACGGAGACCGTTTAAGAGCACCAACAATCTCAGCAGTACCACTCTGCCTAATCAAATTCAACAAATCCATACTCTTAAAGCTCTCCGGAATCCCAAAACAAGCAACCAACAGAAGCAAACCCCTTGCATCCACAGCCTCCGCTGCACCCAACCATCCTTCACCCACCAGCCTCTTCTTCCACGCAACAGCAGCCGCCTCCGCCTCATCTTTCACAGAACTACCAACCTGCTTCTTCTCTCCTTCAGGATCAAACGTCAGAAGATAACACTCCAGAACAAGAAGCGAAACCTTCCTCGCGGTGATCGCGGGCGAGTCGTTGGCGAACGCCTTGCGCCCTTGCAAGTAAAACTTCCCAATGCAATCCAACACGAACTTCGCCGGGTCCTTGGCAAGCTTCAACGCTCCAGGAAGCTCTTCGATTAGCTTGGCTCTCTCAGATATGTTCACGAACATGTACCTGCGGAGCTCTTTGCTACACATCGACTCGCACAATCGCTCCGCTTCGGACTTCTGTTTGGGCGGCGATTGGCACGCAATCGCCGTGGCTGTTTCTCCAGAGGCATCCTTCGGCGGAGGCGACACGGCGGCGATTTCGACGATGCCGTTAGTTTTGAGATTGGAGTCGATCGCGTTCTCGATGTAATCCATGTGGCTCTGCAGTTCGTCGTAGCGGCGTTTGAAGGCGTTCACTGCGGCTGCTAACGCGGTTAAGTCGACGATGGATTTCAAAAACTGAGGGTCGTTAGATTGTTCGATCGTGGTTTCGATGTTTGTAGGCACGGTTTCGACAGTAGCCTGCGCTTCTCTCCGTCGGATCATCGCCGATGAAGGTTGCTCCTCCTCCCTTGTTGATGGACGATGTGCGTAGCCGTTACGGACGGCCATGGGGATTGCGGAAGAAGGACGAAGATTGCAAACAGTTGTTGTGTTTAAATAAAAGCCCTAGTTTATTCGTTCCTCCTCTCGTGACTGTTCAGAATTGTCCCTGAGGTCTATGATTGTTTCGTTTATTGCcccataaataattttttaactcGAAACTAACCGAAGTCGAtactaaaatttgtagataaaTCTAGGTGACTGAGAAATTGCAACTTTTCAAGTCGTGCTATGGGAAATTTATATACTTCATTCCAATTttccacacacaaaaaaaagaaacaagaagaacTGGAACCGTTATTAAGTTTATTCGAAAAACCGTTATTAAGTACGTTAGTAGTATCCTACATATATGTTAGGAAACATCGTGTTAatactatttttgtttaatgttttttttagcaacctatttttgataatttatgaCTTACGTAATTTATAACTGTTGTTGTAGAATTgtctgtaatatttttttataattggtaaCACTATAATTATCCAGCTTAAAGAAAATCATAAAGATTGTTGTCGATAATGAAGTTATGATTTTAACAAAATGTGCTGATTAGTAGACATTGATTAACCGCAAAATCGCAGAATAATTAATTAGTCGAAGATAAATCTAAGGGACTGAGAAATTGCAACTTTTCAAGTGGTACTATGGGAAAAATTATATTACTTCATTCCAATTTTCCCACACacacagaaaaataaataaaaactctcCCTGGAGTTCAAATAGATTTGATGATCTAAGATGCAGATTCCAAGAGTTCAAGAGAAGCCACATTTCTCGGGATCAAAATGGAACTGCTGTGTTGTggaaagtcacacggcgcagcggaaatactaatggtcgtgttcccctgaccttgtgcgaacctgtgaggaaaatacttcgacgatggcaagatatcaaagttgcgaactaaatgagacacacaatttttacgtggaaaacctcctcgatgtgagaaggaaaaaccacgggaccgtagtccactcaacaatccactatataaatgtttgtgagtacaaccacgtcctccctgttcaacagcctgaacagaacagagagtctagctacaaatagctatctccaacacaaacaacaacaacaagagagcaacacaaagcttcaaaaccggcagcaaccaaacgacctcagctcacaaagattccggcttccagaaactaatccaaccgtacaaatccaagataaacaagtcgacaatacctctgccaaatttcagctcaataagagaagatctcaccgttggatttaccaaacacccaagactgctctgctgaagaactatggcgaccagcttcaagaaaacccagacaacagaagatccaaccgttgaaatctaaatcccttcggtgaacctctaactcactgactgaagaagcttcccacaaaatatcagctcgatcaggatccgtttgaccctccaaatccagtcttgaaaacaccttacgagttttctccttctctctctttttctcctttctctctcttttttttttttttttttttttttttgtcaaaactctATTATTATGTCTAGTGACAAAGGGGGAACATTATTATTTCTTAAGTTCACCCCAATTGGTCctctccatctaggagggacccaacaAACTCCCCCTCCGACTAGATGGAAGAGACAGCCATTCCGGCTATCTCTCGGCATACCTCAAGCTTCCCCCTCGGTAATGACTTCGTCATCATATCAGCTCCATTATCATCCGTATGAACTTTCTCAAGTTCCACTTCCTTGGAAGCAACCACATCACGTATCCAATGATACCTCCTCTGAATGTGTTTTGACTTCGAATGAAATGTAGAATTCTTCCCGAGACAAATAGCGCTTTGACTATCACAAAGCAACACATACTTTTCTTGCTTGAAACCGATCTCTtcacagaagttcttcatccacaacAACTCTTTACAAGCTTCAGTTGCGGCAATGAACTCTGCCTCAGTGGTAGATAGTGCAACACACTTTTGCAGCCTTGACTGCCATGCCACAGCTCCACCCGCAAATGTTACCAAGTAACCCGAAGTAGACTTGCTAGAATCAGCATCTCCCGACATGTCAGAATCAGTGTAACTGACAAGCAATAGCTTCTTACCTCCAAATGTAATCTTCAAATCAGAAGTCCCTCTgagatatctcaaaatccacttcacagcattccaatgttctcttcccggattggagagaaacctgctgacaactccaacggcgtaggctaaatccggtcttgtacagaccatggcatacatcaaactacccactgcagaagcatatggaaccttcgccatatcttccttctccgcatatgtcttcggactttgttgactgctcagtcttaagtgtggagcaagaggagtactcaacactttagacttgtccatgtgaaaccgcttaagtactttttcaatgtacttctcctgagataagtgaatcagcttctcacctctatcccgaataattctcataccaagaatctgtttcgctggacccatatctttcatggcaaaggactcactgagctgctctttcaactccttaattctgtccatgttcctgcccacaatcaacatatcatcgacatacagcaacaagatgataaaatcatcctcaccgaacaccttcacaaatacacaatggtctgaatcagtctctgcataaccatgctcccccataacagacttgaacttcatgtaccactgccttggtgcttgcttcaatccataaaggcttttcttcaagcggcaaaccaaattttctttgcccttttgcacatagccttccggttgttccatgtagatctcttcctccaaatcaccatgaaggaaagcagtcttcacgtccatttgctcaacctctagatcaaggctcgctgccaatccaagtacaacccgaatggatgacatcttcacaacaggagaaaagatttcatcataatcaattcccttcttttggctgtagcctttcacaaccaatctagccttgtgtcgaggtggcaaattatcatcctcatgcttaattctgtacacccacttattaagcagagccttcttgcccttaggcaattccaccaactcaaaagtatggttctcctcaaaagaatccatctcctcatccatggctccaaaccacttatccttgtgttcatcctccaaagcttcatcatagctttcaggctctcccccatcagtaagtaatacatactcactaggatcataccttgtcgacggtttaagacctctctcggatcttctaacaatagtaggttggttctcagcagctggtgtctcaccatgatcgtcaccatgatcaccactaccatcttcatgtgcgggagcatctgcactgggtgtattatcctgaacctcaacctcaacctcaccgtgaaccgatgtagaaggagtagcctctgtatcgatcaaaccctcaaaaatctgagttggcttttggacttgtcaatgtccttaatcgtttgatcttccataaacacaacatctctgctccttacgagcttcctctcaacgggatcataaaatctgtacccgaactcatcatgaccataaccgatgaacacacactgccgcgacttcatctcaagcttcgatctatcaaccttgggaatatgaacaaatgccttacacccaaagaccctcaagtgactgtaagaaacatccttaccagtccaaaccctctctggaacatcaccatccaatggagcacttggtgacaaattcagcacatgaaccaccgtgttcaaagcttctgcccagaaa
The window above is part of the Brassica napus cultivar Da-Ae chromosome C3, Da-Ae, whole genome shotgun sequence genome. Proteins encoded here:
- the LOC106387537 gene encoding superoxide dismutase [Fe] 2, chloroplastic isoform X1, with translation MMMTTTSSFLSSRCSLLTSQGPNRQMQWKRHEKRQFSRKVAVSGVARAGFELKPPPYPLDALEPHMSRETLDYHWGKHHKTYVENLNKQILGTDLDGLSLEEVVLLSYNRGNMLPAFNNAAQAWNHEFFWESIQPGGGGKPTGDLLRLIERDFGSFDDFVERFKAAASSNFGSGWTWLAYKANRLDVANAVNPLPKEEDKKLVIVKTPNAVNPLVWDYSPLLTIDTWEHAYYLDFENRRVEYINTFMEKLVSWETVSTRLESAMARAAQREQEGTDTEDEEIPDDEEPEVYLDDASEEVD
- the LOC106387537 gene encoding superoxide dismutase [Fe] 2, chloroplastic isoform X2; amino-acid sequence: MMMTTTSSFLSSRCSLLTSQGPNRQMQWKRHEKFSRKVAVSGVARAGFELKPPPYPLDALEPHMSRETLDYHWGKHHKTYVENLNKQILGTDLDGLSLEEVVLLSYNRGNMLPAFNNAAQAWNHEFFWESIQPGGGGKPTGDLLRLIERDFGSFDDFVERFKAAASSNFGSGWTWLAYKANRLDVANAVNPLPKEEDKKLVIVKTPNAVNPLVWDYSPLLTIDTWEHAYYLDFENRRVEYINTFMEKLVSWETVSTRLESAMARAAQREQEGTDTEDEEIPDDEEPEVYLDDASEEVD
- the LOC106387536 gene encoding protein FRIGIDA, which codes for MAVRNGYAHRPSTREEEQPSSAMIRRREAQATVETVPTNIETTIEQSNDPQFLKSIVDLTALAAAVNAFKRRYDELQSHMDYIENAIDSNLKTNGIVEIAAVSPPPKDASGETATAIACQSPPKQKSEAERLCESMCSKELRRYMFVNISERAKLIEELPGALKLAKDPAKFVLDCIGKFYLQGRKAFANDSPAITARKVSLLVLECYLLTFDPEGEKKQVGSSVKDEAEAAAVAWKKRLVGEGWLGAAEAVDARGLLLLVACFGIPESFKSMDLLNLIRQSGTAEIVGALKRSPFLVPMMSGIVDSSIKRGMHIEALEMVYTFGMEDRFSPSSILTSFLRMSKESFERAKRKAQAPMASKTANEKQLDALSSVMKCLEAHKLDPVKEVPGWQIQEQMAKLEKEIVQLDKQMEEARSISRMEEARSISLREEAAISERLYNQQMKRPRLSEREMPPTASLSYSPMYRDQSFPSHREGDADEISALVSSYLGPSAGFPHRSSLRRSPEYMVPPGGLGRSVSAYDHQPPNSYSPVSRRYSPVHGQRLPQEYSLPVHGQHQMPYGLYRHSPSVERYLALSNHRTPRNLSQDRIGGM